A single genomic interval of Pseudomonadota bacterium harbors:
- a CDS encoding ParB/RepB/Spo0J family partition protein translates to MSAKRRGLGRGLDALLGDSATRKAPPVSDAGDAPAPAPAATQSDQGERVEQLGVERLQRGEYQPRSDMRKESLEELAASIAKQGIMQPIVARPISGKGANARYEIIAGERRWRAAQLAGLSKVPVIIRQVPDETALAMALIENIQRENLNPLEEARALIRLVDEFGLTHAEAAEAVSRSRAAVSNLLRLLDLDDAVKERLERRELEMGHARALLPLSGREQARVAAQVVEGRLSVRQAEQLVRQVQKAAAAAEAGAKANEHEGDRDIARLEEELSEQLGAAVKIRHSAKGRGSLSIAYNSLDELEGILDHIK, encoded by the coding sequence ATGAGTGCCAAGCGACGAGGTCTCGGCCGCGGCTTGGACGCCCTGCTCGGCGATTCCGCCACGCGCAAGGCGCCACCCGTGAGCGACGCCGGTGACGCGCCGGCGCCCGCGCCTGCAGCGACACAGTCCGATCAGGGCGAGCGTGTCGAGCAGCTCGGCGTAGAGCGTTTGCAGCGCGGCGAGTACCAGCCTCGCTCGGATATGCGCAAGGAGTCCCTGGAGGAGCTGGCTGCCTCGATCGCCAAGCAGGGCATCATGCAGCCGATCGTCGCGCGCCCGATCAGCGGCAAGGGCGCGAACGCGCGCTACGAGATCATCGCTGGCGAGCGCCGCTGGCGCGCCGCCCAGCTCGCCGGTTTGTCCAAGGTGCCTGTGATCATCCGCCAGGTGCCGGACGAAACGGCCCTCGCGATGGCACTGATCGAGAACATCCAGCGCGAGAACCTCAATCCGCTCGAAGAAGCACGCGCGCTTATCCGCTTAGTGGATGAGTTTGGTCTCACCCACGCGGAAGCTGCCGAGGCCGTTAGCCGCTCTCGCGCCGCCGTCTCCAATCTCTTGCGCCTGTTAGATTTAGACGACGCGGTGAAGGAGCGCTTGGAACGGCGCGAGCTCGAGATGGGCCACGCCCGCGCCCTACTGCCCCTGTCGGGGCGCGAGCAGGCGCGGGTGGCGGCGCAGGTGGTGGAAGGCCGTCTCTCCGTGCGGCAAGCGGAGCAGTTGGTGCGCCAGGTGCAGAAGGCGGCAGCCGCCGCCGAGGCGGGCGCCAAGGCGAACGAGCACGAGGGCGATCGTGACATCGCCCGCCTAGAGGAAGAGTTGAGCGAGCAGCTTGGCGCCGCCGTCAAGATTCGTCACTCGGCAAAGGGCCGAGGCTCACTCAGCATCGCCTACAACAGCCTCGACGAGCTCGAAGGCATCCTCGACCACATCAAGTAG
- a CDS encoding S46 family peptidase produces the protein MYASRAALVVLTLPALSLADEGMWTLDNFPSQAVAERYGVQIDDAWLRDARLATARLENGCTGSFASGDGLVLTNNHCVWGCVRNLSSAERNLSDEGFLAASREEELRCPGQQVSVLVNYENVTEQIRAAAADLPDAQANDARKAKLTALESACSDDASNLRCEAVTLYNGGQYFIYSYQRYDDVRLAFAPELDIGAFGGDPDNFNFPRWCLDMSFLRVYDADGNPAKTPNYLAWRATGPEGGDPVIITGHPGSTSRSLTVAELAMLREVEYPAFIERYSELRGRMLEWALTSDEAARTVQQRILGIENGLKVRRNALRALLDSENMARKVDAENALRKAVDDDPKLREAYGEAWTLIEEAITAYRNIHDEHLYIEYAAGLQGDLYGYARTLVRASIEREKPNTERYREFTEAALPQREQRLLAARPINTDYEKLRLRFSLAKLRESLGPDSEYVKLILGSASPESLAQSLVDGSKLGDPEVRKALWVDGREAIDASDDPMIALARRIEPKARALRERYETDVEAPQVRGTEMLADARFAAYGTDTYPDATFTLRATYGAVQSWEERGETIGPFTRTARLFERATGERPFLLPASWEGARERLADDTRFNFVATTDITGGNSGSPIIAADGRLVGLAFDGNIHSIAGDFWFDETTNRTVGVDTAIMLEALEKVYGAEHLLKELTVVP, from the coding sequence ATGTACGCGTCACGCGCTGCCCTTGTCGTCCTCACGCTGCCCGCCCTGAGCCTCGCCGACGAAGGCATGTGGACCTTGGACAACTTCCCGAGTCAGGCCGTAGCCGAGCGCTACGGGGTGCAGATCGACGATGCCTGGCTGCGCGATGCGCGCCTGGCCACCGCGCGCCTCGAGAACGGCTGCACCGGCTCCTTCGCCTCCGGCGACGGTCTGGTGCTGACCAATAACCACTGCGTGTGGGGCTGTGTGCGCAATCTCTCCAGCGCAGAGCGGAATCTCTCCGACGAGGGCTTTCTCGCCGCCAGCCGCGAGGAGGAGCTGCGCTGCCCAGGCCAGCAGGTGTCCGTTCTGGTGAACTACGAGAACGTCACCGAGCAGATCCGCGCGGCCGCCGCCGACCTTCCGGACGCTCAGGCGAACGACGCACGAAAGGCCAAGCTAACGGCGCTGGAGAGCGCATGCAGTGACGATGCCAGCAACCTTCGCTGCGAGGCCGTGACCCTCTACAACGGCGGCCAGTACTTCATCTACAGCTACCAGCGCTATGACGATGTGCGCTTGGCCTTCGCGCCGGAACTCGACATCGGTGCCTTCGGAGGCGACCCGGACAACTTCAACTTCCCCCGCTGGTGCCTGGACATGTCCTTCCTACGGGTCTACGACGCCGACGGCAACCCAGCCAAAACACCTAATTATCTCGCTTGGCGTGCGACCGGTCCCGAAGGCGGTGACCCGGTGATCATCACCGGCCACCCGGGCAGCACCTCCAGGTCCCTCACCGTCGCGGAGCTCGCGATGCTGCGCGAGGTGGAATACCCCGCATTTATCGAGCGCTATTCGGAGCTGCGCGGGCGCATGCTGGAGTGGGCTCTGACGAGCGATGAGGCCGCCCGCACGGTGCAGCAGCGCATCCTCGGCATCGAAAACGGCTTGAAGGTGCGTCGCAACGCTCTGCGCGCCCTTCTCGACAGCGAGAACATGGCGCGCAAGGTCGATGCCGAAAACGCTCTGCGCAAGGCCGTCGACGACGACCCCAAACTGCGCGAAGCCTACGGTGAGGCCTGGACGCTCATCGAGGAGGCGATTACCGCGTACCGCAACATTCATGATGAGCATCTGTACATCGAATATGCGGCAGGCCTGCAGGGTGATTTGTACGGCTATGCCCGCACGCTGGTCCGCGCCTCCATCGAACGGGAGAAACCCAACACCGAACGCTATCGCGAATTCACCGAGGCCGCCCTGCCTCAAAGGGAGCAACGCCTGCTGGCGGCGCGGCCAATCAATACCGACTACGAGAAGCTCCGCCTACGATTTTCCCTAGCTAAGCTACGGGAGAGTCTTGGCCCCGACAGCGAGTACGTGAAGCTCATTCTGGGGAGCGCCTCGCCCGAGTCCTTAGCGCAGTCCCTCGTCGACGGTTCCAAGCTCGGTGATCCCGAGGTGCGAAAGGCACTGTGGGTGGACGGTCGAGAGGCCATCGACGCGAGCGACGATCCGATGATCGCGCTGGCGCGGCGCATCGAACCCAAGGCACGCGCCCTGCGCGAGCGCTACGAGACCGACGTAGAGGCGCCCCAGGTACGCGGTACGGAGATGCTGGCCGACGCGCGCTTCGCCGCATACGGCACGGACACCTACCCTGACGCAACCTTCACCCTGCGCGCGACGTACGGCGCGGTGCAGAGCTGGGAGGAACGCGGCGAGACGATCGGCCCTTTCACTCGCACGGCACGGCTCTTCGAGCGCGCCACGGGGGAGCGGCCCTTCCTACTACCCGCCTCCTGGGAGGGTGCCCGCGAGCGATTAGCCGACGACACGCGCTTTAACTTCGTGGCAACCACCGACATCACCGGGGGCAACTCGGGCAGTCCGATCATCGCGGCCGACGGCCGCCTAGTGGGCCTCGCCTTCGACGGCAACATCCACTCCATCGCGGGCGATTTCTGGTTCGATGAGACGACCAACCGCACCGTGGGCGTGGACACGGCAATCATGCTCGAGGCCTTGGAGAAAGTGTACGGCGCCGAGCACCTACTGAAGGAGCTCACGGTCGTCCCTTAG